The Zootoca vivipara chromosome 4, rZooViv1.1, whole genome shotgun sequence genome has a segment encoding these proteins:
- the CHAF1B gene encoding chromatin assembly factor 1 subunit B isoform X2: MKVFTCEIAWHNKEPVYSLDFQHGTDGKINRLASAGVDTAVRIWKVEKGPDGKAIVEFLSNLARHTKAVNVVRFAPNGEILASGGDDAAILLWKLNDNKEQEPTVFQDGDDDNQLNKENWTVIKTLRGHLEDVYDICWTPDGNFMASASVDNTAIMWDVSKGQKVSIFNEHKSYVQGVTWDPAGQYIATLSCDRVLRVYNTQTKRVAFNVTKMPSGRGSEGEVKSYRMFHDDSMKSFFRRLTFTPDGSLLLVPGCVESGENVTNTTYVFSRKNLKRPIAHLPCPGKATLAVRCCPVYFELRSALKEEASKKTGLINLPYRMVFAVASEDSVLFYDTEQSFPFGYVSNIHYHTISDISWSSDGSFLAISSTDGYCSFVTFEEDELGIPLKEKPAVSAGTPSTAEKKMKKGQSSSVISPVPKPVDGTLPNKTTDPSSPAVQCKTPISSKELPSTPIAVRKPPVPSLEEKKPMQASSSKANQPRRVTLNTLQAWSKTPRRVALIPLNADAQDSSPSDPISTSAPTETVQHERPSPPEDPLQNPPPPKRLKSDETSISELTENENKM; the protein is encoded by the exons ATGAAAGTATTCACTTGTGAAATTGCATGGCACAATAAAGAACCAGTGTACAGCTTAGACTTTCAACATGGCACTGATGGGAAAATCAATAGATTGGCTTCTGCTGGAGTGGACACCGCTGTTCGT ATATGGAAAGTAGAAAAAGGACCAGATGGGAAAGCAATTGTGGAATTCTTGTCCAATTTAGCTCGCCATACCAAAGCTGTGAATGTTGTGCGTTTTGCTCCCAATGGTGAGATTCTAGCATCTGGTGGAGATG ATGCTGCGATTTTGTTGTGGAAGTTGAATGATAACAAAGAGCAAGAGCCAACAGTATTTCAGGATGGGGATGATGATAACCAACTAAACAAGGAGAACTGGACAGTAATCAAAACTTTAAG AGGTCATTTGGAAGATGTGTATGATATTTGCTGGACCCCTGATGGAAACTTCATGGCATCTGCATCAGTTGACAACACAGCTATAATGTGGGATGTCAGTAAAG GGCAAAAGGTTTCAATTTTTAATGAACACAAAAGTTACGTTCAAGGAGTAACCTGGGACCCTGCAGGACAGTATATTGCAACTCTTAGTTGTGATAG GGTTTTGAGAGTATATAATACACAGACTAAGAGAGTGGCATTTAACGTTACCAAAATGCCGTCGGGCAGAGGATCTGAAGGAGAG GTAAAAAGCTATCGAATGTTTCATGATGACAGCATGAAGTCATTCTTTCGGAGGCTTACTTTTACACCAGACGGCTctctgcttcttgttcctg GCTGTGTGGAATCAGGAGAAAATGTAACAAACACTACTTAcgttttttccagaaaaaatctGAAAAG GCCTATAGCTCATTTACCTTGTCCCGGAAAGGCAACCTTAGCCGTTCGTTGCTGCCCAGTCTACTTTGAGCTCAGGTCTGCACTTAAAG AAGAAGCTTCCAAGAAGACTGGTCTGATAAATCTACCCTATCGGATGGTTTTTGCTGTTGCTTCAGAAGATTCTGTGCTCTTCTATGACACAGAGCAATCCTTTCCTTTTGGTTATGTATCTAATATACATTACCATACTATTAGTGACATTTCGTG GTCTAGTGATGGATCCTTCCTTGCTATTTCTTCTACGGATGGATATTGTTCTTTTGTGACTTTTGAAGAAGATGAGCTTGGAATACCATTGAAAGAGAAGCCAGCTGTAAGTGCCGGGACCCCCAGCACAgctgagaaaaaaatgaaaaagggccAGTCTTCCAGTGTTATCTCCCCAGTTCCAAAACCAGTGGATGGCACTCTTCCTAATAAGACCACGGATCCAAGCAGCCCAGCTGTGCAATGCAAGACTCCGATAAGCAGCAAAGAGTTGCCCTCAACACCTATTGCTGTTAGAAAACCCCCAGTGCCCTCTTTGGAAGAGAAGAAACCTATGCAGGCATCAAGTTCAAAAGCAAACCAACCCAGGAGGGTTACCCTTAATACCTTACAAGCATGGAGCAAGACACCAAG GAGAGTTGCCTTAATCCCTCTAAATGCAGACGCTCAAGACTCATCGCCTTCAGATCCCATCTCTACAAGTGCTCCCACGGAAACAGTTCAACATG AGAGGCCATCACCACCTGAAGACCCTTTGCAAAATCCACCACCTCCTAAGCGTCTTAAATCCGATGAAACTTCCATCTCTGAATtaactgaaaatgaaaataaaatgtaa
- the CHAF1B gene encoding chromatin assembly factor 1 subunit B isoform X1 has protein sequence MKVFTCEIAWHNKEPVYSLDFQHGTDGKINRLASAGVDTAVRIWKVEKGPDGKAIVEFLSNLARHTKAVNVVRFAPNGEILASGGDDAAILLWKLNDNKEQEPTVFQDGDDDNQLNKENWTVIKTLRGHLEDVYDICWTPDGNFMASASVDNTAIMWDVSKGQKVSIFNEHKSYVQGVTWDPAGQYIATLSCDRVLRVYNTQTKRVAFNVTKMPSGRGSEGEVKSYRMFHDDSMKSFFRRLTFTPDGSLLLVPAGCVESGENVTNTTYVFSRKNLKRPIAHLPCPGKATLAVRCCPVYFELRSALKEEASKKTGLINLPYRMVFAVASEDSVLFYDTEQSFPFGYVSNIHYHTISDISWSSDGSFLAISSTDGYCSFVTFEEDELGIPLKEKPAVSAGTPSTAEKKMKKGQSSSVISPVPKPVDGTLPNKTTDPSSPAVQCKTPISSKELPSTPIAVRKPPVPSLEEKKPMQASSSKANQPRRVTLNTLQAWSKTPRRVALIPLNADAQDSSPSDPISTSAPTETVQHERPSPPEDPLQNPPPPKRLKSDETSISELTENENKM, from the exons ATGAAAGTATTCACTTGTGAAATTGCATGGCACAATAAAGAACCAGTGTACAGCTTAGACTTTCAACATGGCACTGATGGGAAAATCAATAGATTGGCTTCTGCTGGAGTGGACACCGCTGTTCGT ATATGGAAAGTAGAAAAAGGACCAGATGGGAAAGCAATTGTGGAATTCTTGTCCAATTTAGCTCGCCATACCAAAGCTGTGAATGTTGTGCGTTTTGCTCCCAATGGTGAGATTCTAGCATCTGGTGGAGATG ATGCTGCGATTTTGTTGTGGAAGTTGAATGATAACAAAGAGCAAGAGCCAACAGTATTTCAGGATGGGGATGATGATAACCAACTAAACAAGGAGAACTGGACAGTAATCAAAACTTTAAG AGGTCATTTGGAAGATGTGTATGATATTTGCTGGACCCCTGATGGAAACTTCATGGCATCTGCATCAGTTGACAACACAGCTATAATGTGGGATGTCAGTAAAG GGCAAAAGGTTTCAATTTTTAATGAACACAAAAGTTACGTTCAAGGAGTAACCTGGGACCCTGCAGGACAGTATATTGCAACTCTTAGTTGTGATAG GGTTTTGAGAGTATATAATACACAGACTAAGAGAGTGGCATTTAACGTTACCAAAATGCCGTCGGGCAGAGGATCTGAAGGAGAG GTAAAAAGCTATCGAATGTTTCATGATGACAGCATGAAGTCATTCTTTCGGAGGCTTACTTTTACACCAGACGGCTctctgcttcttgttcctg CAGGCTGTGTGGAATCAGGAGAAAATGTAACAAACACTACTTAcgttttttccagaaaaaatctGAAAAG GCCTATAGCTCATTTACCTTGTCCCGGAAAGGCAACCTTAGCCGTTCGTTGCTGCCCAGTCTACTTTGAGCTCAGGTCTGCACTTAAAG AAGAAGCTTCCAAGAAGACTGGTCTGATAAATCTACCCTATCGGATGGTTTTTGCTGTTGCTTCAGAAGATTCTGTGCTCTTCTATGACACAGAGCAATCCTTTCCTTTTGGTTATGTATCTAATATACATTACCATACTATTAGTGACATTTCGTG GTCTAGTGATGGATCCTTCCTTGCTATTTCTTCTACGGATGGATATTGTTCTTTTGTGACTTTTGAAGAAGATGAGCTTGGAATACCATTGAAAGAGAAGCCAGCTGTAAGTGCCGGGACCCCCAGCACAgctgagaaaaaaatgaaaaagggccAGTCTTCCAGTGTTATCTCCCCAGTTCCAAAACCAGTGGATGGCACTCTTCCTAATAAGACCACGGATCCAAGCAGCCCAGCTGTGCAATGCAAGACTCCGATAAGCAGCAAAGAGTTGCCCTCAACACCTATTGCTGTTAGAAAACCCCCAGTGCCCTCTTTGGAAGAGAAGAAACCTATGCAGGCATCAAGTTCAAAAGCAAACCAACCCAGGAGGGTTACCCTTAATACCTTACAAGCATGGAGCAAGACACCAAG GAGAGTTGCCTTAATCCCTCTAAATGCAGACGCTCAAGACTCATCGCCTTCAGATCCCATCTCTACAAGTGCTCCCACGGAAACAGTTCAACATG AGAGGCCATCACCACCTGAAGACCCTTTGCAAAATCCACCACCTCCTAAGCGTCTTAAATCCGATGAAACTTCCATCTCTGAATtaactgaaaatgaaaataaaatgtaa